Proteins encoded in a region of the Marinococcus sp. PL1-022 genome:
- a CDS encoding sulfurtransferase: MLFWLSITIVVIVLVMIPAFKRWMPVLRVPCSSLPQIQETGAHILDVREYQESDRNPVRGAFALPYPYLKRHLQTVPKKEVFLVAPDKVSRNLSTRLLLKNGFTVTGYAVVRRGEQGYPPVKLPCSGS, from the coding sequence ATGCTTTTTTGGCTTAGTATTACCATAGTTGTTATTGTTCTCGTTATGATACCGGCATTTAAACGCTGGATGCCCGTTTTACGCGTTCCTTGTTCTTCCCTTCCTCAAATTCAGGAGACCGGTGCCCACATTCTGGACGTCCGCGAATACCAGGAATCAGACCGCAACCCGGTACGTGGAGCGTTTGCTCTTCCGTATCCGTATCTAAAACGACATTTACAGACCGTTCCGAAAAAAGAAGTGTTTCTCGTTGCTCCTGATAAGGTTTCAAGAAATCTAAGCACCCGGCTGCTGCTTAAAAATGGTTTTACCGTCACCGGCTACGCTGTGGTGCGAAGAGGCGAGCAGGGCTATCCGCCAGTCAAGCTCCCGTGCAGCGGTTCGTAA
- a CDS encoding metal-sulfur cluster assembly factor, whose protein sequence is MPETEEKRELEERVWAELENVIDPELGIDIVNLGLVYTVTVDDDRQANIEMTLTAMGCPLAGTIVNDINFAMNDLKEYGEISEVDVDIVWNPPWSKDKMSRYAKIALGIPD, encoded by the coding sequence ATGCCAGAAACAGAAGAAAAAAGAGAATTGGAAGAACGAGTTTGGGCGGAACTGGAAAATGTAATTGATCCGGAGCTCGGTATTGATATCGTAAACCTGGGCCTTGTGTATACAGTAACAGTTGATGACGACAGACAGGCGAATATCGAAATGACCCTGACTGCAATGGGCTGCCCACTTGCAGGTACAATCGTTAACGATATTAATTTCGCCATGAATGATCTGAAGGAATACGGAGAAATCAGCGAAGTGGACGTGGATATTGTTTGGAATCCACCTTGGAGCAAGGACAAAATGTCCCGTTACGCAAAAATCGCTTTAGGTATTCCGGATTGA
- the map gene encoding type I methionyl aminopeptidase — protein sequence MVTLKTEREIELMHEAGKILAACHKEIAKMIKPGVTTKQIDDFAEKFLAEHGATPEQKGFQGYKYATCASVNDEICHGFPRNRPLENGDLVTIDMVVNLNGALADSAWTYAVGEVSNELERLMKVTESSLYKGIEQAKAGNRIGDIGHAIQAYVENEGFSVVRDFTGHGIGPTLHEDPQIPHFGAPGKGGRLKPGHVITIEPMVNTGSWQSKMTSNGWTATTRDGGYSAQYEHTIAITEEGPVILTGQESI from the coding sequence ATGGTAACGTTAAAGACAGAACGAGAGATTGAACTTATGCACGAAGCGGGGAAAATTCTTGCTGCCTGTCATAAAGAAATCGCCAAAATGATCAAACCTGGTGTCACCACAAAACAAATTGACGATTTTGCCGAAAAATTTCTGGCAGAGCACGGTGCCACGCCTGAACAAAAAGGCTTTCAAGGATACAAATACGCGACCTGCGCCTCGGTAAACGATGAAATCTGTCATGGTTTCCCAAGGAACCGCCCTCTTGAAAACGGTGATCTTGTTACAATCGATATGGTTGTGAATTTAAACGGAGCCCTGGCAGACTCCGCCTGGACCTATGCTGTTGGAGAAGTAAGCAATGAACTCGAACGACTCATGAAGGTTACGGAATCATCTTTATATAAAGGAATTGAACAGGCCAAAGCCGGTAACCGGATCGGCGATATCGGTCACGCGATTCAAGCATATGTGGAAAACGAAGGATTTTCGGTCGTCCGGGACTTTACCGGACACGGCATCGGGCCTACTCTCCACGAAGATCCACAGATTCCTCATTTCGGCGCCCCGGGCAAAGGCGGCCGCTTAAAACCGGGCCACGTTATTACGATCGAGCCAATGGTCAACACCGGCAGCTGGCAGAGCAAAATGACCTCCAACGGGTGGACCGCCACCACCCGGGACGGAGGCTATTCCGCCCAGTACGAGCACACTATCGCGATCACAGAAGAAGGCCCGGTTATTTTAACGGGCCAGGAGAGCATATAA
- a CDS encoding DUF2254 domain-containing protein: MNQQKWYVQIRDKFWFVPGCYGILSLIIVIGASIMDQQLLRPVYNNVPSMLLVENNTATSLYSALVTALLTLTTISFSSIMVVLTTYATQFTPRALQDFMKSPTTQHTLGVFTFGVLFTLVNMLLFSTEGNNQILMPMLTVLVALGCLAFFIIFIYHSTQWLQVNHLISNIRADASKVIRDAYTYSGVNSFSEWSDDFRNDEETIVHAERSGYTNMVKMPELIDWARQQEAVVECLFQVGDYVHQGEPLFRYWSKYSLSPEILRNFLLVGEERSNVQDIEFSMQKIVEIALRAISPAINDPHTAANCINRIGALLSELSYEHRNDQYFADNQNELRLFMPVKPFREYLYKSFYQLRLYGREDISVMAACMEALTMLVKTGDSSVLKEVESFSRYMEQAVDEEQLADWDREYWEERVQEKDTALHQALTKSKQIT, from the coding sequence ATGAACCAACAGAAATGGTATGTACAGATCAGGGACAAGTTTTGGTTCGTTCCAGGCTGCTACGGTATTCTTAGTTTGATTATAGTAATAGGAGCTTCTATTATGGACCAGCAGCTGCTGCGCCCTGTTTATAACAATGTGCCTTCTATGCTGCTCGTAGAAAATAACACTGCTACTTCCCTGTACAGTGCATTAGTAACGGCATTGCTGACGCTGACCACCATCAGCTTTTCTTCGATAATGGTCGTACTGACAACGTATGCGACACAGTTTACGCCAAGAGCCCTTCAGGATTTTATGAAAAGCCCGACGACGCAGCATACGCTTGGGGTGTTTACATTTGGAGTGCTGTTTACCCTGGTAAATATGCTGCTCTTTTCAACCGAAGGTAACAACCAAATTTTGATGCCAATGCTGACAGTTCTTGTGGCGCTTGGCTGTCTGGCTTTTTTTATAATCTTTATTTATCACTCTACCCAGTGGCTGCAGGTAAATCATTTAATCAGCAACATACGGGCCGATGCTTCTAAGGTGATTCGGGATGCATACACATATTCCGGAGTGAACAGCTTCAGCGAATGGAGCGATGATTTCCGGAATGACGAAGAAACCATTGTTCATGCCGAACGGTCAGGGTATACCAATATGGTGAAAATGCCTGAACTGATTGACTGGGCCCGGCAGCAGGAAGCCGTCGTTGAATGCTTGTTTCAGGTGGGAGACTATGTTCATCAGGGCGAGCCACTATTTCGCTACTGGTCAAAGTACAGTTTATCCCCGGAAATATTAAGAAATTTTTTATTGGTGGGAGAAGAGAGAAGCAATGTTCAGGACATCGAATTCTCCATGCAGAAAATTGTAGAAATAGCGCTGCGGGCCATTTCCCCGGCGATCAACGATCCACATACAGCTGCCAACTGTATAAATCGTATTGGCGCGCTGCTTTCTGAACTCAGCTATGAGCACAGAAATGATCAATACTTTGCTGACAATCAGAATGAGCTGCGGTTATTTATGCCTGTAAAGCCCTTTAGAGAATATTTATATAAAAGCTTTTACCAGCTCAGGCTTTACGGCCGTGAAGATATTTCGGTAATGGCGGCCTGCATGGAAGCACTGACGATGCTTGTGAAGACTGGAGATTCGTCTGTGCTAAAGGAAGTGGAATCATTTTCCCGTTACATGGAGCAGGCGGTCGATGAGGAACAGCTTGCGGACTGGGACAGGGAATACTGGGAGGAGCGTGTACAGGAAAAGGATACAGCTCTGCATCAGGCACTTACAAAAAGTAAGCAGATAACTTGA
- a CDS encoding NADPH-dependent FMN reductase — translation MKVAAIVGSIRQESFNGKLVEYMQDRYSDIMDIDILDIRDLPHYDQDEESNAPDYVQEYKRSVREADAVLIATPEYNGSISGVLKNALDWNSRVDYDFAGKPTMLVGASLGGLGTVKAQMHLRQILSAPGMSAKVLPGNEVLIGAVHEKMDENGNLTDQGTIDFLDNVVAEFERFYQEATAVANRA, via the coding sequence ATGAAAGTAGCAGCTATTGTAGGAAGTATACGTCAGGAATCCTTTAACGGAAAATTAGTGGAGTACATGCAGGACCGTTACAGCGACATCATGGATATTGATATTTTAGATATCCGCGATCTTCCGCACTATGATCAGGACGAGGAAAGCAATGCTCCGGACTATGTGCAGGAGTACAAGCGTTCTGTACGTGAAGCGGACGCCGTACTTATTGCAACTCCGGAATACAATGGTTCAATTTCCGGCGTGCTTAAAAATGCTCTGGATTGGAATTCCCGGGTCGATTACGACTTTGCCGGCAAACCAACCATGCTGGTGGGAGCTTCTCTTGGCGGCCTGGGCACCGTGAAAGCGCAGATGCATCTGCGCCAGATTTTGAGCGCTCCGGGCATGAGTGCAAAAGTACTTCCCGGAAATGAAGTGCTTATTGGAGCTGTGCATGAAAAAATGGACGAAAACGGAAACTTAACGGACCAGGGCACAATTGATTTTCTCGATAATGTCGTAGCCGAATTTGAACGCTTTTATCAGGAAGCAACGGCTGTAGCCAACCGGGCATAA
- a CDS encoding MFS transporter: protein MNIQTRARWITIFATFLAFMGIGVVDPVLPSIAASIGASHWQVELLFTSYILVMACMMIPAGILSSRFGDKRLMSAGLLIVTAFALLCSVAGGITELALFRGGWGLGNAMFFATAMTLLIALSRSVETAVGMYEAAIGLGLAGGPLVGGLLGDLSWRAPFFGTSLLMLIAFILVIFFVHPPAPKKAKATAGWQELRHLFTHGPFIKGALAGMFYYYGFFVVLAYSPLILSLTSIQIGLVFFGWGLCLAFGSAVLSRRLEMRFTPVKLLPFTLSAFILTLLGLFFASSSILMIMFIVLSGLFSGLNNSLFTSHVMEHSPYERSISSGAYNFLRWLGAAFAPVMSGLIGNSLSAHLPYLVAGVLGAAALLFIGWSRTDLQTEQTEAPKA, encoded by the coding sequence ATGAATATTCAAACCAGGGCACGGTGGATTACGATCTTCGCCACATTTTTAGCTTTTATGGGTATCGGCGTCGTGGACCCCGTCCTTCCTTCCATCGCGGCTTCTATCGGTGCTTCTCACTGGCAGGTGGAGCTGCTTTTTACGTCCTATATTTTAGTTATGGCCTGCATGATGATTCCTGCCGGGATCCTTTCGAGCCGGTTTGGTGATAAACGGCTGATGAGCGCCGGGCTTTTGATCGTTACAGCCTTCGCCCTGCTTTGCAGTGTGGCGGGAGGCATTACTGAACTGGCCCTTTTTCGCGGCGGCTGGGGGCTTGGCAACGCCATGTTTTTCGCCACTGCTATGACCCTGTTAATCGCTCTCTCGAGGAGCGTGGAAACAGCGGTAGGTATGTATGAGGCGGCAATTGGCCTGGGCCTCGCCGGCGGTCCGCTTGTAGGCGGCCTTCTCGGGGATCTATCCTGGCGTGCTCCTTTTTTTGGTACAAGTCTTTTAATGCTTATCGCTTTTATTTTAGTTATCTTTTTCGTCCATCCGCCCGCTCCTAAAAAAGCTAAAGCTACGGCTGGATGGCAGGAGCTTCGTCATCTTTTTACACACGGGCCGTTCATTAAGGGTGCGCTTGCCGGCATGTTTTATTATTATGGTTTTTTTGTCGTGCTTGCTTACTCCCCTTTAATTTTATCTTTAACTTCTATTCAAATCGGTCTCGTCTTTTTTGGATGGGGATTATGCCTGGCCTTCGGCTCGGCTGTTTTATCGAGAAGGCTTGAGATGCGGTTTACTCCTGTGAAATTACTGCCGTTCACCCTCTCTGCTTTTATTTTAACGCTTTTAGGATTGTTTTTTGCGTCCTCCTCAATATTAATGATTATGTTCATCGTACTTTCAGGATTATTTTCCGGTCTGAATAATTCTTTATTTACCAGCCATGTGATGGAGCATTCGCCTTACGAGCGCAGTATTTCTTCCGGAGCATATAATTTCCTTCGCTGGCTTGGTGCTGCTTTTGCACCGGTCATGTCGGGATTAATCGGTAATTCATTATCAGCCCATCTTCCATACCTGGTCGCCGGTGTTCTTGGCGCAGCAGCTTTATTGTTTATTGGATGGAGCAGAACAGATCTGCAAACCGAACAGACCGAAGCTCCAAAAGCGTAA
- a CDS encoding MerR family transcriptional regulator — protein MLYKIEEAAQTTGLTKRAIRYYEQIGLISAPERTEKGTRVYDDQDIERLQNVVTAKEVLGFSLQELQQYLDLKEQVKTVYSHYQSVQETTMQHEDLKQISDSLQAQIDMLDQKINQMTTFKTEMENLKKQADNVLSSFNKEK, from the coding sequence ATGCTGTACAAAATTGAAGAAGCCGCTCAAACCACAGGCTTAACGAAACGTGCAATACGTTATTATGAACAGATTGGTCTTATATCAGCACCAGAGCGTACAGAAAAAGGAACCAGAGTGTACGATGACCAGGACATTGAACGTCTGCAGAATGTAGTAACCGCAAAGGAGGTTCTTGGGTTTTCTCTTCAGGAGCTGCAGCAGTATCTCGATTTGAAAGAGCAGGTAAAAACAGTCTATAGCCACTACCAGTCGGTACAGGAAACGACGATGCAGCACGAGGATTTGAAACAAATTTCTGATAGCCTTCAGGCCCAGATTGATATGCTCGACCAAAAAATCAATCAGATGACAACGTTTAAAACGGAAATGGAAAATCTGAAAAAGCAAGCTGACAACGTATTATCTTCATTCAATAAGGAGAAGTGA
- the tenA gene encoding thiaminase II: protein MNFSELLWQDTEHIFEACWENPFVQGIGKGDIPKEALIHYVKQDFEYLNAMSKAKAIGITKCTSREDMIMFKDTIDFVLNSETHPHHNLCAQAGVAYEELQGYALAPASQHYVLHMLHHAERGTLGDVIAVTLACPWVYLYVGERLMKEVNPNAGHPFNDWIRFYGDREEREMYKYIDRLDELAETATEEEKQRWRTLFMEGCQLEYMFFEDAYHAKDWPFARTLTDGKKA, encoded by the coding sequence ATGAATTTTTCAGAGCTGTTATGGCAGGACACAGAGCACATTTTTGAAGCCTGCTGGGAAAATCCATTTGTGCAGGGCATCGGGAAAGGAGATATCCCAAAAGAAGCTCTTATCCATTACGTGAAGCAGGATTTTGAATACTTAAATGCCATGAGCAAGGCAAAAGCAATTGGGATAACAAAATGCACGTCCAGAGAAGACATGATCATGTTTAAAGATACCATTGATTTTGTGTTAAACAGTGAAACGCACCCGCACCATAATTTATGTGCGCAGGCGGGAGTGGCTTATGAAGAATTGCAGGGCTACGCGCTTGCCCCGGCTTCCCAGCATTATGTGCTTCATATGCTGCACCATGCTGAAAGGGGCACACTTGGCGATGTGATTGCGGTAACGCTCGCCTGCCCGTGGGTGTATTTGTATGTGGGTGAAAGGCTGATGAAAGAAGTGAATCCGAACGCGGGCCATCCGTTTAACGACTGGATTCGTTTCTACGGAGACCGTGAGGAGCGGGAAATGTACAAATATATTGACCGCCTTGATGAGCTGGCAGAAACAGCCACAGAAGAAGAAAAGCAGCGTTGGCGGACGTTATTTATGGAAGGGTGCCAGCTCGAGTATATGTTTTTTGAGGACGCGTATCATGCAAAAGACTGGCCCTTTGCCAGAACATTAACAGACGGAAAAAAAGCTTAA
- a CDS encoding ECF transporter S component: MINKRLNLRDIVVISFISAVLGVLYLLWVLLGQIVTGVLGPVGGGLMAGFWILAPVICAYIIQKPGAALLAELIAAGTEVMAGSVSAGAVLVLGFTQGIAAEIIFAMFFYRIFRLPVLMLAGMAGTSAAFLTQYILYGFSQYAGSVVVFMLVTMLISGALLAGWAGKSFTDALVKTGVLDRFALGRQRREGQQRDAV; the protein is encoded by the coding sequence ATGATAAACAAACGCTTAAACCTCAGGGATATCGTCGTTATCTCATTTATTTCAGCTGTTCTTGGTGTCCTTTATCTTCTTTGGGTACTGCTCGGACAAATTGTTACGGGCGTCCTCGGGCCAGTTGGGGGCGGGCTGATGGCAGGCTTCTGGATTCTCGCTCCGGTAATATGCGCCTATATCATTCAAAAACCAGGAGCGGCGCTGCTGGCAGAGCTTATTGCGGCTGGCACTGAAGTTATGGCCGGGTCTGTGAGCGCGGGAGCAGTGCTCGTTCTCGGCTTCACGCAGGGGATTGCCGCAGAAATTATTTTTGCCATGTTTTTCTACCGAATCTTTCGTCTGCCGGTATTAATGCTTGCCGGAATGGCAGGGACGTCTGCTGCATTTTTAACCCAGTATATTCTTTATGGATTCAGTCAGTACGCAGGTTCTGTTGTTGTATTTATGCTGGTAACCATGCTTATAAGCGGTGCTCTTTTAGCCGGGTGGGCAGGGAAAAGCTTTACAGACGCCCTGGTAAAAACAGGCGTTCTCGACCGCTTTGCTCTTGGCCGCCAGCGTCGGGAAGGGCAGCAGAGGGACGCTGTATGA
- a CDS encoding ABC transporter ATP-binding protein, which translates to MIYADNVTIAYPYAEPSIEGFSAEICTGENVLLLGPSGSGKSTLALTLQGILPRSVEAEVSGKLNVFGKNPAVKCITEAAREAALLFQDPDTQFCMPTVREELVFTLENLRVPAEDIEGRMLEALQFTGMLSCIDARIDTLSGGMKQKIAVSCIAAVNPEIWILDEPLSQLDPVSREAVAALLGRIAEDPDKTLILIEHQLNEVMDWVNRVIVLDRCGRVSADGSPGRIFSSHTAVLEAEGVWLPEPAEAGKKLLKHPKTSKALLPVTLREWETFAAEYSAADVRASLPQPAKMADPSLEPPVLEVKQAGFAYGTQPVFENVSFSLYPGEMVALVGANGAGKSTLARVLTGWESLTSGEVYVNGQNIATLKPHEIAKAFGIVFQQPEHQFIKQSVEEEIRYGMEIEGLSEEKIIQQTNELLIQFQLVHLRKSHPFRLSQGEKRRLSVAVMVTNNQSILILDEPTFGLDKRNTAALFEVIEQCRRCGKAVLWLTHDMDLVYTKAVRILALAERTITYDGGVEPFFNGSMNLEKIGVRPPVVQLMRHGETGSYA; encoded by the coding sequence ATGATTTATGCAGATAATGTAACCATTGCATATCCTTACGCTGAGCCTTCGATAGAGGGTTTTTCGGCTGAAATATGTACTGGGGAAAACGTGCTGCTGCTCGGACCGAGCGGCTCGGGTAAAAGTACGCTGGCACTGACCCTGCAGGGAATTCTTCCGCGCTCAGTAGAGGCAGAAGTGTCTGGTAAATTGAACGTATTCGGAAAAAATCCAGCGGTGAAATGCATTACAGAGGCTGCCAGAGAGGCGGCTCTGTTGTTCCAGGATCCCGATACCCAATTCTGCATGCCGACAGTGCGGGAAGAGCTTGTATTTACGCTTGAGAACCTGCGCGTACCTGCGGAGGATATCGAAGGCCGGATGCTTGAAGCCTTGCAGTTCACAGGCATGCTTTCTTGTATTGACGCCCGTATTGACACGCTTTCCGGAGGGATGAAGCAAAAAATAGCTGTGTCCTGTATAGCTGCTGTGAATCCGGAGATCTGGATTTTGGATGAACCGCTCTCCCAGCTCGATCCGGTAAGCCGTGAAGCAGTGGCCGCACTTCTTGGCCGTATTGCAGAAGACCCTGATAAAACATTAATTTTGATTGAGCATCAGCTAAATGAAGTAATGGATTGGGTCAACAGGGTGATTGTATTGGACCGCTGCGGCCGGGTGTCGGCAGATGGAAGCCCGGGCCGTATATTCAGCTCCCACACAGCCGTACTCGAAGCGGAGGGTGTCTGGCTGCCGGAACCAGCAGAAGCTGGAAAGAAGCTGTTGAAACACCCGAAAACGTCTAAAGCCCTCCTCCCCGTCACTTTACGGGAATGGGAGACGTTTGCAGCGGAATACTCTGCTGCCGATGTTCGCGCCTCTCTGCCGCAGCCGGCAAAGATGGCTGATCCTTCTCTGGAGCCGCCTGTCCTGGAGGTTAAACAGGCCGGGTTTGCTTATGGAACGCAGCCGGTTTTCGAAAACGTGTCTTTTTCCCTTTATCCTGGAGAAATGGTAGCGCTGGTTGGTGCCAACGGAGCAGGAAAGAGCACACTCGCGCGGGTTCTTACCGGATGGGAGTCTCTTACAAGCGGTGAGGTCTATGTTAACGGACAAAATATTGCCACTCTGAAGCCGCACGAAATTGCCAAAGCCTTCGGGATTGTTTTTCAGCAGCCGGAGCATCAGTTTATAAAGCAAAGCGTTGAAGAAGAAATACGCTACGGAATGGAGATAGAGGGACTGAGCGAGGAAAAAATTATTCAGCAGACAAACGAGCTGCTGATTCAATTTCAGCTCGTGCATCTTCGAAAGAGCCATCCATTTCGGCTCAGCCAGGGGGAAAAAAGGCGTCTCTCAGTAGCGGTCATGGTTACGAACAACCAGTCCATTCTGATTTTGGATGAGCCAACGTTTGGGCTCGATAAGCGAAATACTGCTGCCCTGTTTGAAGTGATTGAGCAGTGCCGGCGATGTGGAAAAGCGGTCCTCTGGCTGACCCATGATATGGATCTGGTTTATACAAAAGCCGTACGGATTCTTGCGCTGGCAGAGCGGACAATCACCTATGATGGGGGCGTAGAACCATTTTTTAATGGAAGCATGAATTTGGAAAAAATCGGCGTCCGGCCTCCAGTGGTACAGCTGATGCGCCATGGGGAAACAGGCAGCTATGCTTGA
- a CDS encoding energy-coupling factor transporter transmembrane component T — translation MGKQAAMLEELQIKNAFLQRVHPTLKLSSLFVVFICMIFVYDIWRPLAVLLLTVAAVAFLGKIPLKLLLVLLLPFALFGFSFVWLQVVFPEERGSTVLFYIFQMPVALENIQTGVSLGLRTMVFACWSLLFVLTTSPVGLVMSLIQKWRMPPSIGYGMMAAYRFLPQLREELTVIRRARQIRGMGSKPKMREWRGMAVPLMAGAVRKAERTALAMESKGFDGSRNRTRYLQMNYKKTDMWFAAGFILFITVVFLLPLL, via the coding sequence ATGGGGAAACAGGCAGCTATGCTTGAAGAACTTCAGATTAAAAATGCTTTTTTGCAGCGTGTCCACCCTACGCTGAAGCTGAGCAGTCTTTTCGTCGTATTTATCTGTATGATTTTCGTTTATGATATTTGGCGCCCGCTCGCTGTCCTGCTGCTGACAGTTGCTGCCGTTGCATTTCTGGGAAAAATACCGTTAAAGCTGTTGCTTGTGCTCCTGCTTCCATTTGCTCTCTTTGGTTTCAGCTTTGTATGGCTTCAGGTTGTTTTTCCTGAGGAAAGGGGTTCTACGGTTCTTTTTTATATATTCCAAATGCCGGTCGCTCTTGAGAATATCCAGACAGGGGTCTCGCTCGGCTTAAGGACAATGGTATTTGCCTGCTGGTCGCTTCTTTTTGTTCTTACTACGTCTCCCGTGGGTTTAGTGATGAGCCTGATACAAAAATGGCGCATGCCTCCGAGTATCGGCTACGGGATGATGGCGGCTTACCGTTTTCTTCCACAGCTGCGGGAAGAACTGACTGTCATCCGCAGAGCCCGGCAAATCAGAGGGATGGGCTCGAAGCCCAAAATGAGAGAGTGGAGGGGAATGGCAGTTCCACTGATGGCTGGGGCTGTAAGAAAAGCAGAAAGAACAGCCCTGGCGATGGAATCCAAAGGATTTGACGGGTCCAGAAATAGAACTAGGTACTTGCAGATGAATTATAAAAAAACAGACATGTGGTTTGCTGCTGGATTTATATTGTTTATTACTGTCGTTTTTCTGCTGCCACTGCTGTAG
- a CDS encoding flavodoxin domain-containing protein translates to MRILLFYSTMTGNTEDMAIDTEEELINRGHEVELMDMIADGLPNEDPLPHDLLIMGTYTWGEGDIPEETEDFLEDLFAYDISTLSISIFGSGDHAYENFAGAVDEMIGQFRERGHKGDIPTMKVDVDEMDNIAADIKSYVDRIEEKFLVK, encoded by the coding sequence ATGCGAATACTTTTGTTCTATTCCACGATGACTGGAAATACTGAAGATATGGCGATCGATACGGAGGAAGAGCTCATCAACCGCGGACATGAAGTAGAACTGATGGACATGATCGCCGACGGCCTTCCAAACGAAGATCCCCTCCCGCACGACCTGCTCATTATGGGCACGTACACGTGGGGCGAAGGCGATATCCCCGAAGAAACAGAGGACTTTCTGGAAGATCTTTTTGCCTATGATATTTCAACCCTTTCGATTTCCATCTTTGGCTCCGGAGACCATGCGTATGAAAACTTCGCCGGAGCTGTTGATGAAATGATCGGGCAGTTCCGCGAACGCGGACATAAAGGTGATATTCCCACTATGAAGGTTGACGTGGATGAAATGGATAATATTGCTGCAGATATTAAAAGCTATGTGGACCGCATCGAGGAAAAGTTTTTAGTAAAATAA
- a CDS encoding aspartate/glutamate racemase family protein, translated as MKQIGIIGGLGPESTVEYYQSIIKKYQWKKGNLQVLPELYITSINMYNIFKYISEERMDDLIEYLGNAARKLELLDVDGIIIAANTPHLVFEEVQKQVDVPMLSIVDAAVEAAENQGAENIGLLGTKFTMEQEFFRKPFKEKGKNIYVPEESTQQYLHEKIVSELENGIVNPGTQKEFERITREMIEQHQLDTVILGCTELPMILSDEDFSIPFLNTMQVHVDKAVDFMFEEK; from the coding sequence ATGAAACAGATAGGTATTATCGGCGGCCTTGGTCCGGAATCCACAGTAGAATATTACCAATCCATTATTAAAAAATATCAGTGGAAAAAAGGCAATCTTCAGGTGCTTCCGGAATTGTACATTACCAGTATTAATATGTACAACATTTTTAAGTATATTTCGGAAGAACGAATGGATGATCTGATTGAGTATCTGGGCAATGCAGCCCGGAAGCTTGAACTGCTGGACGTCGACGGCATCATTATTGCAGCGAACACTCCGCACCTTGTATTTGAGGAAGTACAGAAGCAGGTCGACGTCCCGATGCTCAGCATTGTTGATGCAGCGGTGGAAGCAGCAGAAAATCAGGGTGCTGAAAATATTGGCCTGCTGGGCACAAAGTTTACGATGGAGCAGGAATTTTTCAGGAAACCGTTCAAGGAGAAGGGGAAGAATATCTATGTGCCTGAGGAAAGCACACAGCAGTATTTACACGAAAAAATTGTAAGCGAGCTTGAGAATGGTATCGTAAATCCTGGGACGCAAAAAGAATTTGAACGGATCACCAGGGAAATGATCGAACAGCATCAACTTGATACTGTGATTCTTGGCTGCACCGAACTCCCGATGATTCTTTCTGATGAAGATTTTTCGATCCCGTTTTTAAATACGATGCAGGTTCACGTGGATAAGGCCGTAGATTTCATGTTTGAAGAAAAATAA
- a CDS encoding DUF488 domain-containing protein yields MAIQLKRIYEEADEGERHRVLVDGVWPRGIAKDKAKVDEWARDVAPSKQLRQWFSHDPERFNEFKEKYKKELEQNAEQAEALDQLKQTVREQNKQVTLVFAAKEETYNHARVLKEILDRQPKVS; encoded by the coding sequence ATGGCCATTCAATTGAAAAGGATTTACGAAGAAGCAGATGAAGGGGAGAGGCACCGGGTTTTAGTCGACGGCGTGTGGCCGCGGGGGATAGCAAAGGATAAAGCTAAAGTGGACGAATGGGCCAGGGATGTTGCTCCTTCAAAGCAGCTGCGGCAATGGTTCTCCCACGATCCGGAAAGGTTTAATGAATTTAAAGAGAAGTATAAGAAGGAGCTCGAGCAGAATGCCGAACAGGCTGAAGCTCTCGATCAGTTAAAGCAGACTGTGCGTGAGCAGAACAAGCAGGTGACGCTCGTGTTTGCTGCAAAGGAAGAAACGTATAATCATGCCCGCGTCTTAAAAGAAATTCTTGACCGCCAGCCGAAGGTTTCTTAA